In Natrinema amylolyticum, the DNA window GACCGACGGCGACGAGGAGTAATCCTTTTGCGGGACCCCTACACACGTCCGGGTATGAGCAGCAACTGGCCGGTCGATCCCGACGGCGAGGAGGGCAGCGAGGGGATGCGCAAGTTCGACATGCGGATCATCGCGGACAAGGTCGACGAGGAGGAGGACTTCCCGATGGACCGCGACGAGTTCGTCGCAGAGTACGGCGACTACCCGATCCGGATCAACTACGAGACGGTCGTCCCGATGAGCGAGATCTTCGAGTACGTCGAACCCGCGGAGTTCGAGACGATGCTCGACATGCACAAGGCCGTCGGCGATGCGATGCGCGCGGGTAACTTCTGGAAGTACCATCCGCAGGGCGAAAACCCCGAGAAGAAACACGCCTGAAGCTGGGGCGACTCCCCATCACGAATCTGGATTACGTATCACTTATACGATGGCGTTCGAAATGATCGTCCACAGTGACTAACACGCAGGTAACGCTGGTTCAGATCGACAACTACGGGCCGTGGACCGTGACGCCGGAGCCGCGTCGGGAGGCTGACCTCCAGACCATGCAGTCCCGACTGTTCGCCGATATCTCGCAGTTCGTGGGCAATCGCGGCGGCTACGTCTTCTTCACTCGCTTCGACAACATGATCGCGGTGACGAACGGCTGCTCGCTCGAGGACCACGCGCTGTTGCAGGAATCGGTCGGCAACCGCTATCCCGTCAGCCTGAGCCTCGGCGTCGCGACCGGCACGAGTCCGGTCCAGGCGCTGTCCGACGCGACCGAACGCCTGCAGGCGGCCGGCAGCGCACAGGACGAGAACCGACGCGAGTGTCTCGAGGGCCGGGTCATCGAGGACGGCTACCGAATGGCCGACGACGTCCAAATCGCCCACTTCGACGTGATCGACGCGACCGGCAACTACACGGACGAACTCAACGCCTTCGACACCTTCATCGAGATCGAGCAGGGCTACGCCGAACTCATGCGACACATGCGCTACGCCCACGACAGCCTCTCCTTTTTCGTCGGCGGCGACAACGTCATCGTCGTCTGCCCCGACCTCGCGGACGGCGACTACGAGGAGGCCATCGCCCACGTCGAATCGGCCGTCGACGTCGAGATGCAGGTCGGCGTCGGCCGCGGGAAGAGTGCTCACGAGGCCGGCTTCGAGGCGAAACACGCGCTCGAGACCTGCCGCGCCGACG includes these proteins:
- a CDS encoding GTP cyclohydrolase III; amino-acid sequence: MTNTQVTLVQIDNYGPWTVTPEPRREADLQTMQSRLFADISQFVGNRGGYVFFTRFDNMIAVTNGCSLEDHALLQESVGNRYPVSLSLGVATGTSPVQALSDATERLQAAGSAQDENRRECLEGRVIEDGYRMADDVQIAHFDVIDATGNYTDELNAFDTFIEIEQGYAELMRHMRYAHDSLSFFVGGDNVIVVCPDLADGDYEEAIAHVESAVDVEMQVGVGRGKSAHEAGFEAKHALETCRADGTRVELEWETV
- a CDS encoding DUF5785 family protein; the protein is MSSNWPVDPDGEEGSEGMRKFDMRIIADKVDEEEDFPMDRDEFVAEYGDYPIRINYETVVPMSEIFEYVEPAEFETMLDMHKAVGDAMRAGNFWKYHPQGENPEKKHA